The following proteins are encoded in a genomic region of Dictyoglomus sp. NZ13-RE01:
- a CDS encoding carbamoyl phosphate synthase small subunit: MNFKEAILVLETGHSFIGESFGADGESFGEIVFNTSMVGYPQVITDPSYANQIIVFSYPLIGNYGVDTDMLESNKPVCKGIVARELNDYKFHWRSEKSLKEFLIENNIVAIHKVDTRKIVKEIRKFGTMKAVISTKESDPFILSKKLERLDFNYLDLVRRVTTTVPYELNLEGEKRIALLDFGVKQGILRELIKRNFRVKVFPAWTSFEDIKNYNPDGIVLSNGPGDPSNVPYTQETIRKIISLEKPILGICLGIQLLALSVGAKTYKLKFGHRGANHPVKDVNTGIVYITSQNHSYAVKEDTLPSGFEVWFYNLNDETLEGMKHKDYPIIAVQFHPEASPGPLDTKFIFEEFKKLIT, translated from the coding sequence ATGAACTTCAAGGAGGCAATTTTAGTTTTAGAAACAGGGCATAGTTTTATAGGAGAAAGTTTTGGGGCAGATGGGGAGAGTTTTGGAGAGATAGTTTTTAACACAAGCATGGTTGGTTATCCTCAGGTTATCACTGACCCTTCTTATGCTAATCAGATAATTGTTTTTTCATATCCCTTAATTGGAAATTATGGTGTAGATACAGATATGTTGGAGAGTAACAAGCCTGTATGTAAAGGGATTGTAGCACGAGAGTTAAATGATTACAAATTTCATTGGAGAAGTGAAAAATCGCTAAAGGAATTTTTAATTGAGAATAATATAGTAGCAATTCATAAAGTTGATACAAGGAAAATAGTAAAAGAAATTCGCAAGTTTGGCACAATGAAAGCGGTTATTTCTACTAAAGAGTCTGATCCCTTCATATTATCTAAGAAACTGGAAAGATTAGATTTTAATTATTTAGATTTGGTTAGGAGGGTTACAACTACAGTCCCCTATGAGTTAAATTTGGAAGGAGAAAAAAGAATAGCTCTTTTGGATTTTGGGGTTAAGCAAGGTATTTTAAGAGAGTTAATAAAACGTAATTTTAGGGTTAAAGTTTTTCCTGCTTGGACCTCTTTTGAGGACATTAAAAACTATAATCCTGATGGTATTGTTTTATCTAATGGTCCTGGAGATCCTTCTAATGTACCGTATACTCAAGAAACTATTAGAAAAATAATTTCATTAGAAAAGCCTATATTAGGAATATGTCTTGGAATTCAACTTTTAGCTTTAAGTGTGGGAGCTAAGACCTATAAACTTAAGTTTGGTCATAGGGGAGCTAATCATCCTGTAAAGGATGTTAATACTGGAATTGTTTATATAACTTCTCAGAATCACAGCTATGCTGTTAAGGAGGATACTTTACCCTCTGGTTTTGAAGTGTGGTTTTACAATTTAAACGATGAAACGTTAGAAGGGATGAAACACAAAGATTATCCAATTATAGCTGTGCAATTTCATCCTGAAGCCTCTCCTGGACCATTAGATACTAAGTTCATATTCGAGGAATTTAAAAAGTTAATAACATAG
- a CDS encoding argininosuccinate synthase, producing the protein MERVVLAYSGGLDTSVAIKWLNQKYNMEVITLTVDIGQKVDLEEIKTKAENLGVKKAYVWDLKEEFVKDYIIPALKANALYESQYPLATALSRPLIAKYLVKVARENNAKYVAHGCTGKGNDQVRLDLGVKSLAPDLEVIAPVREWNFTREEEIEYAKKNNIPVPVTKENPYSIDENLWGRSIEGGILEDPWKEPPEDVFVWTKIKPDLPVRYIEIGFEEGVPIELDGEKKSPLKIIENLNKIAGEYGIGRIDHIENRLVGIKTREVYEAPAAIILIKAHSAIESLVHHRELVHFKKFIEDKYAELVYYGLWFDPLREALQSFIEKTQERVTGKVRIKLEYKNFEIVGKYSPYSLYELDLATYEKKSSFSVESAVGFIKLFGLPSYLYAQKGDKKGE; encoded by the coding sequence ATGGAAAGGGTTGTGTTAGCATATTCTGGAGGCTTAGATACATCTGTAGCAATAAAATGGCTTAATCAAAAATACAATATGGAAGTAATTACTCTAACTGTTGATATAGGACAAAAAGTGGACTTAGAAGAGATAAAAACTAAGGCTGAAAATTTAGGAGTTAAAAAGGCTTATGTTTGGGATCTTAAAGAAGAATTTGTAAAGGATTATATAATTCCAGCTTTAAAAGCAAATGCTCTCTATGAGTCTCAGTATCCTCTTGCCACTGCTCTTTCTCGCCCATTAATTGCAAAATATTTAGTCAAGGTAGCAAGAGAAAATAATGCGAAATATGTAGCTCATGGTTGTACTGGGAAAGGAAATGATCAAGTGAGATTAGATTTAGGAGTAAAATCGTTAGCACCTGATCTTGAAGTTATTGCACCTGTAAGAGAGTGGAATTTTACAAGAGAAGAGGAAATTGAGTATGCCAAGAAAAATAATATTCCTGTTCCTGTGACGAAAGAAAATCCATATAGTATAGATGAGAACCTATGGGGAAGAAGTATAGAAGGGGGTATTTTGGAGGACCCTTGGAAGGAACCTCCTGAGGATGTTTTTGTTTGGACTAAAATTAAACCTGATCTTCCAGTAAGATATATAGAGATAGGCTTTGAAGAGGGAGTCCCTATTGAATTGGATGGAGAAAAAAAGTCTCCTTTAAAGATAATTGAAAATTTAAATAAGATAGCAGGAGAGTATGGGATTGGTAGAATAGACCATATTGAGAATAGATTAGTTGGAATAAAAACCAGAGAAGTTTATGAGGCGCCTGCAGCAATTATCCTTATAAAGGCTCATTCTGCTATAGAAAGTTTAGTTCATCATAGAGAGCTTGTACACTTTAAGAAATTCATTGAAGATAAGTATGCAGAATTAGTTTACTATGGTCTATGGTTTGATCCACTAAGAGAAGCCTTGCAATCCTTCATTGAAAAAACTCAAGAAAGGGTTACAGGTAAAGTTAGAATTAAGTTGGAGTATAAGAATTTTGAAATTGTAGGTAAGTATTCTCCATATTCCTTGTATGAACTTGATCTGGCAACTTATGAGAAAAAGAGCTCTTTCTCCGTTGAATCTGCGGTTGGCTTTATAAAACTATTTGGATTACCATCCTATCTTTATGCCCAAAAGGGGGATAAAAAAGGAGAGTGA
- the pheA gene encoding chorismate mutase translates to MKDSLEKLRKEIDEIDEKILNLLNQRAKLAIEIGKIKNENKASIFDPIREKEILEKIEKLNSGPLPTQALIEIFKDIISFIRNIEKEIKVGYLGPEGTFTHQAAIKFFGKGSNFIPYTSVENIFSSLENNDIDYGVVPIENSMEGTVGSTMDLLVETTLKVVGEVYVPVQHCLLSTLDNIDKIERIYSHPQALAQCRKWIRENLPKVQEIPTNSTTYGAILAKKDPMGAAIASSLAGEILGLNILARNIQDNWFNRTRFFVLGKHKVSPSGKDKTSIIFTVKHQAGALFRALKPFHDLGINMTLLQSRPVKSLPFQYLFFVDFQGHIEEKRVQKALDLLKDECLSIKILGSYPEAENDF, encoded by the coding sequence ATGAAGGATAGTTTGGAGAAACTGCGAAAGGAGATAGACGAAATTGATGAAAAAATACTAAATCTTTTAAACCAAAGGGCTAAACTTGCTATTGAAATAGGAAAAATAAAAAATGAGAATAAAGCATCTATTTTTGATCCAATCAGGGAAAAGGAAATTCTCGAGAAAATTGAAAAACTAAATTCTGGTCCTCTACCAACCCAGGCTTTGATTGAAATTTTCAAAGATATAATTAGTTTCATCAGAAATATTGAAAAAGAAATTAAGGTTGGATATTTGGGACCTGAGGGGACCTTTACTCATCAAGCAGCTATTAAATTCTTTGGTAAAGGCTCTAATTTTATACCTTACACTTCAGTGGAAAATATATTCTCCTCTTTAGAAAATAATGATATTGACTACGGAGTTGTTCCCATAGAAAACTCTATGGAGGGTACAGTTGGTTCTACTATGGATTTGCTTGTAGAGACTACGTTAAAGGTGGTTGGGGAAGTTTATGTGCCAGTGCAACATTGTCTTTTATCTACATTAGATAACATTGATAAAATAGAAAGGATCTATTCACATCCACAAGCATTGGCACAATGCAGAAAATGGATACGAGAGAATCTTCCTAAGGTTCAGGAAATTCCTACTAATAGCACTACTTATGGGGCTATTCTTGCTAAAAAGGACCCTATGGGAGCAGCTATTGCAAGCTCTTTGGCAGGAGAGATTTTGGGGCTAAATATATTGGCTCGTAATATTCAGGATAATTGGTTTAATAGAACACGCTTTTTTGTTTTAGGAAAACATAAAGTTAGTCCTTCTGGGAAAGATAAAACATCTATTATATTTACAGTTAAGCATCAAGCAGGAGCACTTTTTAGAGCATTAAAGCCTTTTCATGATTTAGGAATTAATATGACTCTTCTTCAGTCCCGTCCAGTGAAATCTTTGCCTTTTCAATATTTATTTTTTGTTGATTTTCAAGGGCATATAGAGGAGAAAAGAGTTCAGAAAGCATTAGATCTTTTAAAAGATGAATGTTTGTCTATAAAGATATTGGGTTCTTATCCTGAGGCGGAAAATGATTTTTAA
- the iolB gene encoding 5-deoxy-glucuronate isomerase: MFRKVNLEPGLNQLVKPGEMEFIEFDIFKGEKGDSYTFSSKDYEVGIIILTGRCNIKVDDISYSSLGARRNVFDGNAYSLYVPNNKEVTIEALENVEIAIGKTKVKTDEDVKLIKPEDVTVRNVGAGNWRRDVKDIIDKRIKAKRLLIGETINPPGNWSSYPPHKHDKDNYPYEVRMEEVYFYKLNPSHGFGLQRVYTQEGDIDNVYLIEDNSLLMIKRGYHPVVAAPGYQLYYLWILAGDTREQLMADDPKHQWIKYVEKILRELK; the protein is encoded by the coding sequence ATGTTTAGAAAAGTAAACTTAGAGCCTGGACTAAATCAACTAGTTAAACCTGGAGAAATGGAATTCATTGAATTTGACATTTTTAAGGGAGAAAAAGGTGATAGTTATACATTTTCCTCAAAGGACTACGAAGTAGGAATTATTATCTTAACAGGAAGATGTAACATAAAAGTAGATGATATTTCCTATTCATCCCTTGGAGCAAGACGAAATGTATTTGATGGAAATGCATATTCTCTATATGTTCCTAATAATAAAGAGGTAACAATAGAAGCCTTAGAAAACGTTGAAATAGCAATAGGAAAAACAAAAGTAAAAACAGATGAAGATGTAAAACTAATAAAGCCGGAAGATGTGACAGTAAGAAATGTAGGTGCTGGAAATTGGAGAAGAGATGTAAAAGATATTATTGATAAAAGAATTAAAGCAAAAAGATTACTTATTGGCGAAACTATTAATCCACCAGGAAATTGGTCCAGCTATCCACCTCACAAACATGATAAAGACAACTATCCTTATGAGGTAAGAATGGAAGAAGTATATTTCTATAAATTGAATCCATCTCATGGTTTTGGACTCCAAAGAGTGTATACTCAAGAAGGGGATATAGATAATGTTTATTTAATAGAAGATAATTCTTTACTAATGATAAAAAGAGGATATCATCCTGTAGTAGCAGCACCAGGATATCAACTATATTATCTATGGATTTTGGCTGGAGATACAAGGGAACAATTAATGGCAGACGATCCAAAACATCAATGGATTAAGTATGTGGAGAAGATTTTAAGAGAACTAAAATAA
- a CDS encoding alpha-glucosidase/alpha-galactosidase, whose protein sequence is MANIKISFVGAGSVRYTLKLLGDIFKTKELFGVTISLMDIDEERLNATYVLAEKYRKELSADVKIEKTLSLEESIDSASFVINTALHRAKGHEDGYVQYEIMREIGEKHGYYRGIDSQEFNMVSDYYTLSNFNQLKLSLDIAKTVEKLSPKAYLLQTANPVFEITQLVSRETDVRIIGICHGFHGVYEVINTLNLDPNKVDWQIAGVNHGIFLNRFLYNGENAYKILDQWIEEKSHEWEPKDPWDLQLSPCAIDMYKFYGMLPIGDTVRNGTWKYHYNLETKKKWLGKFGGIDNEVERPKFYEQLRALRRSGLQLAKQILENPNINLTEILPIEFSKDKLSGEQQILFINAIVNNKEKRLFLNIPNNGTISELPKDVIVEVPCIVNKNGIFPEKIEPDLTERIKKMYLLPRILRMEWALHAFKTGDRRVLEEILIRDPRTKSYEQVKNVIDEILSLPFNEEMRKHYQKEE, encoded by the coding sequence ATGGCAAATATAAAAATTTCCTTTGTAGGGGCAGGTAGTGTCAGATATACATTGAAACTGTTAGGTGATATTTTTAAAACCAAAGAACTTTTTGGAGTTACCATATCTTTAATGGATATAGATGAAGAAAGACTTAATGCCACTTATGTATTAGCTGAGAAATATAGAAAAGAGCTTTCAGCAGATGTAAAAATCGAAAAAACACTAAGTTTAGAAGAGTCTATTGATTCTGCAAGTTTTGTAATAAATACAGCTTTACACAGAGCAAAAGGGCATGAAGATGGATATGTACAGTATGAAATAATGAGAGAAATAGGAGAGAAACATGGATATTATAGAGGTATAGATAGCCAAGAATTTAATATGGTTTCTGATTATTACACTTTATCTAATTTTAACCAATTAAAACTTTCTTTAGATATTGCAAAAACCGTTGAAAAATTATCTCCAAAGGCTTATCTTCTTCAAACCGCTAATCCAGTGTTTGAAATCACACAATTAGTAAGCAGAGAAACAGATGTAAGAATTATTGGAATATGTCATGGTTTTCATGGGGTTTATGAGGTTATAAATACTTTGAACTTAGATCCCAATAAAGTAGACTGGCAAATAGCAGGAGTAAATCATGGCATTTTTCTAAACAGATTTTTATATAATGGAGAAAACGCATACAAAATTCTGGACCAATGGATAGAAGAAAAATCCCATGAATGGGAACCAAAAGATCCCTGGGATTTACAACTTAGTCCTTGCGCCATAGATATGTACAAATTTTATGGAATGCTCCCTATTGGAGATACGGTAAGAAATGGCACATGGAAATATCACTACAACCTTGAAACAAAGAAAAAATGGCTTGGGAAATTTGGTGGTATAGATAATGAGGTAGAAAGACCCAAATTTTATGAACAACTTAGAGCCTTAAGAAGAAGTGGACTTCAACTTGCAAAACAGATTTTAGAAAACCCTAATATTAATTTAACAGAAATTTTGCCTATTGAATTCTCTAAAGATAAATTGAGTGGGGAACAACAGATTTTATTTATAAATGCCATAGTTAATAATAAAGAAAAAAGATTATTTTTGAACATTCCTAATAATGGAACAATATCTGAATTGCCAAAGGATGTTATAGTAGAGGTACCTTGTATAGTCAACAAAAATGGTATATTCCCTGAAAAAATTGAGCCAGATTTAACAGAGAGAATCAAAAAAATGTATTTATTGCCAAGAATATTAAGAATGGAATGGGCACTTCATGCTTTCAAAACTGGAGATCGTAGAGTCTTAGAAGAAATATTAATAAGAGACCCTCGGACAAAGTCCTATGAACAGGTAAAAAACGTAATTGATGAAATATTAAGTCTGCCTTTTAACGAAGAGATGAGAAAACATTATCAAAAGGAGGAATAA
- a CDS encoding 2-dehydro-3-deoxyphosphogluconate aldolase produces MSRFQTLDKIIDCGVVAVIRVDSSDELLNIAKALKDGGVIGIELTMTTSGALNILPEIKKQMGKEIVLGVGTVLDPETARMAILAGADFIVSPILKPEIIKICHSYDKVVIPGAYTPTEILRAWEEGADVVKLFPAESLGPSYIKAIHGPMPYIRISPTGGVSLENVGEFIKAGACFVGVGGNLVDKKAVKEQKFEIITQTAKAFVEEVKKARI; encoded by the coding sequence ATGAGTAGATTTCAAACATTAGATAAAATTATTGATTGTGGGGTTGTTGCAGTTATTAGAGTGGATTCTTCAGATGAACTTTTAAACATTGCAAAAGCCTTAAAAGATGGTGGTGTTATTGGAATAGAATTAACAATGACTACTTCTGGAGCTTTAAATATACTTCCAGAGATAAAAAAACAAATGGGGAAAGAAATTGTTTTAGGAGTGGGAACAGTACTTGATCCAGAAACTGCAAGAATGGCAATCCTCGCTGGAGCGGATTTTATTGTCTCACCTATTTTAAAACCTGAGATAATCAAAATATGTCATAGCTATGATAAAGTTGTAATTCCTGGAGCATATACTCCCACAGAGATACTTAGAGCATGGGAAGAAGGCGCAGACGTTGTTAAACTTTTTCCAGCGGAAAGTTTAGGTCCCTCTTACATTAAAGCAATACATGGACCAATGCCATATATAAGAATATCCCCCACAGGAGGAGTTAGTTTAGAGAATGTAGGTGAGTTTATTAAAGCAGGAGCCTGCTTCGTGGGAGTAGGAGGAAACCTGGTAGATAAAAAAGCAGTTAAGGAGCAAAAGTTTGAAATTATCACTCAAACAGCAAAAGCCTTTGTAGAAGAGGTTAAAAAAGCAAGAATTTAA
- a CDS encoding arabinogalactan endo-1,4-beta-galactosidase, whose translation MPKNFCKKLLITIVMPLIFGIILSIMPGISEERVIVNPIKNLPPDFIRGMDVSMLYEIEAHGGKFYDNGVEKDALQILKDHGVNWIRLRIWNDPKDEKGNPLGGGNCDYIKMTEIAKRAKALGMKVLIDFHYSDWWADPGKQNKPKEWANLKGSALTKAVSDFTYKVLKYMKDNKALPDMVQIGNEVNNGFLWSDGKLIGENVGGFDEFIKLFNAGASAVRRIDKNIKVAIHLAEGGNNALFKWFFGNIMSRKNKLDFDVIGVSYYPYWHGTLEELRTNLNDIAQWLGKEIAIFETAYPWTLQDADGHSNIFGPGMEEQGGYKATIQGQALAIRDIMEVVSQIPNNKGLGIFYWEGCWIPVKGAGWKTGEGNPWENQALFDFNGNALPSLDVFNLVYGSSYYKPEFKEVLSSINIKVSTGEIPKLPNKVKVLFSDDSIRSLEVKWEEIKSELLSTPGNFKLKGTIEGINANIYADITVIGEKNYIQNPSFESGSLEPWKVIGDVSAVKVAKASPPQNAKSGDFALNYWLDKPFKFELYQIVKGLKPGKYRVSLWIQGGGGENLVQLKVSGYGGEDKAVNIVNTGWLKWSNPTIKNIDVTTGEIRISLIIDGNTGNWAWVDDFELKEE comes from the coding sequence ATGCCAAAAAATTTTTGCAAAAAATTATTAATCACTATTGTTATGCCATTAATTTTTGGTATAATACTCTCAATTATGCCTGGTATTTCAGAAGAGAGAGTTATTGTTAATCCCATAAAAAATTTGCCTCCAGACTTCATAAGAGGCATGGATGTATCAATGTTATATGAGATCGAAGCTCATGGTGGTAAATTCTATGATAATGGTGTAGAAAAAGATGCATTGCAAATTTTAAAAGATCACGGAGTAAACTGGATCAGACTTCGAATATGGAACGATCCTAAAGATGAAAAGGGAAATCCACTTGGTGGAGGAAACTGTGATTATATAAAGATGACTGAAATCGCCAAAAGAGCAAAAGCATTGGGAATGAAGGTACTCATTGACTTCCATTATAGTGATTGGTGGGCTGATCCTGGAAAACAAAACAAACCAAAAGAATGGGCAAACCTAAAAGGTTCTGCTTTAACAAAAGCTGTTTCAGATTTCACCTATAAAGTTCTAAAATACATGAAGGATAACAAAGCTCTTCCTGATATGGTTCAAATTGGGAATGAAGTTAACAATGGATTTTTATGGTCTGATGGAAAATTAATAGGAGAAAATGTAGGAGGCTTTGATGAATTCATTAAACTCTTTAATGCAGGAGCAAGTGCAGTAAGAAGGATAGATAAAAATATTAAAGTTGCAATACATTTAGCAGAGGGTGGAAATAATGCGCTATTCAAGTGGTTCTTTGGGAACATTATGAGTAGAAAAAATAAATTAGATTTTGATGTAATTGGAGTTTCTTACTATCCTTATTGGCATGGTACCCTTGAAGAGCTAAGAACAAATCTAAATGACATTGCTCAATGGTTAGGAAAAGAAATTGCTATTTTTGAAACGGCTTACCCTTGGACCTTACAAGATGCAGATGGACATTCCAATATATTTGGTCCTGGGATGGAAGAGCAAGGAGGATATAAAGCTACAATCCAAGGACAGGCTTTAGCAATAAGAGACATTATGGAAGTAGTATCTCAGATACCAAATAATAAAGGCTTAGGCATATTTTATTGGGAGGGTTGTTGGATTCCTGTGAAAGGAGCAGGATGGAAAACAGGTGAAGGAAATCCATGGGAAAATCAAGCCCTTTTTGATTTTAATGGAAATGCCTTACCCTCCCTTGATGTATTTAATCTTGTATATGGTAGTAGTTATTATAAGCCTGAGTTTAAAGAAGTTTTGTCTTCTATAAATATTAAGGTCTCTACAGGAGAAATACCAAAACTTCCTAATAAGGTAAAAGTCCTCTTTAGTGATGACTCTATTAGATCCTTGGAAGTTAAGTGGGAAGAGATAAAAAGTGAGCTTCTTTCAACTCCTGGAAATTTCAAGTTAAAAGGGACTATTGAAGGAATAAATGCCAATATTTATGCAGATATTACCGTTATTGGGGAAAAGAACTATATCCAAAATCCAAGTTTTGAATCAGGAAGTCTTGAGCCTTGGAAAGTAATTGGCGATGTATCCGCCGTTAAAGTAGCAAAGGCAAGTCCTCCTCAAAATGCAAAATCTGGGGATTTTGCTTTAAACTACTGGTTAGATAAACCTTTCAAATTTGAGCTTTACCAGATAGTGAAAGGCTTAAAACCTGGAAAATATAGAGTAAGCTTATGGATACAAGGGGGAGGAGGAGAAAACTTAGTACAACTTAAAGTAAGTGGATATGGTGGAGAAGACAAAGCTGTCAACATAGTTAATACAGGATGGCTAAAATGGAGTAATCCCACAATTAAAAATATTGACGTGACCACAGGAGAAATAAGGATTAGTTTAATAATAGATGGAAATACTGGAAACTGGGCATGGGTGGACGACTTCGAACTAAAGGAAGAGTAA
- a CDS encoding 4Fe-4S binding protein translates to MRKINFFNRTLWQIISTLVINSYYLAPIGKYIPIPVLNCYSCPLANFACPIGTLQHFIVIREFPFLLIGILILGGVLLGRYFCGWICPFGFFQDLLYKIPSKKIVISNKFAFVRWIILIVLVILVPYFTLEPWFCKLCPAGTLEAGIPQILLNASLRSLVGTLFAFKVFLLLLLILSSIFISRPFCRFICPLGTILSIFNKISFYHLEIKPTCPKCGLCKSKCPINIEVYKTPNSPDCIRCLECRDCGKVDWKFKS, encoded by the coding sequence ATAAGAAAGATAAATTTTTTTAATAGAACACTATGGCAAATAATTAGTACCTTAGTCATAAATTCATATTATCTGGCGCCAATAGGGAAGTATATTCCAATTCCTGTTCTTAATTGTTATTCCTGTCCTTTAGCAAATTTTGCCTGCCCTATTGGCACCCTTCAACATTTTATTGTAATAAGAGAATTTCCATTTTTACTTATTGGGATTCTGATCCTTGGGGGAGTATTATTAGGAAGGTATTTTTGTGGCTGGATATGTCCTTTTGGCTTTTTTCAAGATCTATTATACAAAATTCCAAGTAAAAAAATTGTTATAAGCAATAAATTTGCTTTTGTAAGATGGATAATTCTAATTGTTTTAGTAATTTTAGTACCATATTTTACCTTAGAACCGTGGTTCTGCAAGCTTTGTCCAGCAGGTACGTTAGAAGCTGGAATTCCACAAATACTACTAAATGCAAGCCTCAGAAGTTTGGTGGGCACATTATTTGCTTTTAAAGTTTTTCTATTATTACTACTAATCCTGTCAAGCATATTTATATCAAGACCCTTTTGTAGATTTATATGTCCATTAGGGACAATCCTTTCTATTTTCAATAAGATTTCCTTTTATCATTTAGAAATAAAGCCTACTTGTCCCAAGTGTGGACTTTGCAAATCAAAATGCCCTATAAATATTGAGGTTTATAAAACCCCAAATTCGCCTGACTGCATACGCTGTCTCGAGTGTAGAGACTGTGGCAAAGTAGACTGGAAGTTTAAATCCTAA